A region of Pseudorasbora parva isolate DD20220531a chromosome 14, ASM2467924v1, whole genome shotgun sequence DNA encodes the following proteins:
- the LOC137039675 gene encoding uncharacterized protein: protein MKKMFLRLVLLCSCLWRLDEVFGSDPVHSVSVKRGDSVTLDSDLTELKDDDLIQWWFGNTLIAEINKRTDSFTVYDDVLDGRFRDRLKLDNQTGSLTITNTKTEHDGHYKVQMSGVRERLKNLRLTVFVQISVNEGDSVTLDSDLTELKDDDLIQWRFRYTLIAEINKQTDSFSVYDDVLDGRFRDRLKLDKQTGSLTITNITMKHAGDYDLKINRVRVEFYLTVIVSVMEGDSVTLDSELTEIEDDVIQWRFGDHNTLIAQINYGTDRVSENDGPDGRFRDRLKLDNQTGSLTITNITTEHAGDYKLEINFWRRRSYFRFTVYARLPVPVISSNSSNCSSSSSSSYCSLVCSSVVNVSHVTLSWFKGNSLLSSISASDLSISLSLPLEVEYQDKNTYSCVLNNPISHQTQHLDITQLCHTCAVHCCGPTEAVIRLVLSALVGVATVMLVVYEIRSRRAERDQAHIHTSGS from the exons ATGAAGAAAATGTTTCTCAGATTAGTTTTGCTCTGTTCGTGTTTGTGGCGTCTGGATG aaGTGTTCGGTAGTGATCCTGTTCATTCAGTGTCCGTGAAAAGAGGAGATTCAGTCACTCTAGACTCTGATCTCACTGAACTGAAGGATGATGATCTGATTCAGTGGTGGTTTGGAAACActttaatcgctgaaatcaaTAAACGGACCGACAGCTTCACTGTATATGATGATGTTCttgatgggagattcagagacagactgaagctggacaatcaaactggatctctgaccatcacaaacaccAAAACTGAACATGATGGACATTATAAAGTACAGATGAGCGGTGTGAGGGAGAGGTTGAAGAATTTACGTCTCACTGTCTTTG TTCAAATATCAGTGAATGAGGGAGATTCAGTCACTCTAGACTCTGATCTCACTGAACTGAAGGATGATGATCTGATTCAGTGGAGATTTAGATACActttaatcgctgaaatcaaTAAACAGACCGACAGCTTCTCTGTATATGATGATGTTCttgatgggagattcagagacagactgaagttgGACAAacaaactggatctctgaccatcacaaacatcacaatgaAACATGCTGGAGATTATGATCTAAAGATCAACAGAGTGAGGGTTGAATTTTATCTCACTGTCATTG tgtcagtgatggagggagattcagtcacTCTAGACTCTGAGCTCACTGAAATAGAGGATGATGTGATTCAGTGGAGATTTGGAGATCATAACACTTTAATCGCTCAAATCAATTATGGGACCGACAGAGTCTCTGAAAATGATGGTCCtgatgggagattcagagacagactgaagctggacaatcaaactggatctctgaccatcacaaacatcacaactgaACATGCTGGAGATTATAAACTAGAGATCAACTTTTGGAGACGGCGTTCTTATTTTCGTTTcactgtctatg CTCGTCTGCCTGTTCCTGTCATCAGCAGTAACTCTTCAAACTgttcttcatcttcatcatcctcATATTGTTCACTGGTGTGTTCATCAGTGGTGAAtgtgagtcatgtgactctctcctggttcaaaggaaacagtttattgtccagcatcagtgcgtctgatctcagcatcagtctctctctacctctggaggtggaatatcaggataaaaacacctacagctgtgtgCTGAACAATCCCATCAGCCACCAGACTCAACATCTGGACATCACTCAACTCTGTCACACATGTGCAG TCCACTGCTGTGGTCCCACTGAAGCTGTGATCCGATTGGTCCTCTCTGCTCTggtgggcgtggctactgtcaTGCTTGTGGTTTATGAGATCAGATCCAGAAGAGCTGAACGAGATCAAGCTCATATTCACACATCAGGTTCATGA